Proteins from a single region of bacterium:
- a CDS encoding Fic family protein, with protein sequence MISKYSTEGLIEAEFQSGSRGRVLKNKLGITGKRKMDHLETQALLETQEYYYRVISKDDPITKDLIKEMHYKFFGKIYEWAGNYRKVNLSKGGFTWPPAYLVAKNMTEFEKDTLLVHTPCKAGHIDDVANSIAIVHSEFLLVHPFREGNGRIARLISDLMALQSDFPVLDFDFSKRRTRDNYIKAVTQGYKQNYEPLKSLIKEVLVKSIEEFGK encoded by the coding sequence ATGATATCTAAATATTCTACAGAAGGGCTAATTGAAGCGGAGTTTCAATCTGGTTCACGGGGTAGAGTTCTTAAAAACAAACTTGGAATTACCGGCAAGAGGAAGATGGATCATCTGGAAACTCAGGCACTTCTTGAGACTCAGGAATACTATTACCGAGTTATCTCAAAAGATGACCCTATCACAAAGGATTTAATCAAAGAAATGCACTATAAATTTTTTGGGAAAATATATGAGTGGGCAGGAAATTACAGGAAGGTAAATTTAAGCAAAGGAGGCTTTACTTGGCCACCTGCCTATCTGGTGGCAAAAAATATGACTGAGTTTGAGAAAGATACCTTGCTTGTCCATACCCCTTGCAAAGCCGGCCATATTGATGATGTGGCAAATTCCATTGCTATTGTTCATAGCGAATTTCTGCTTGTTCATCCCTTTAGAGAAGGAAATGGCAGAATAGCTCGCCTCATTTCTGATTTAATGGCATTACAATCGGATTTTCCTGTTCTGGACTTTGATTTTTCTAAAAGAAGAACCAGAGATAATTACATTAAGGCAGTTACGCAAGGGTATAAACAGAATTATGAGCCACTAAAGTCTCTCATCAAGGAAGTTCTTGTAAAATCAATAGAAGAGTTTGGAAA
- a CDS encoding KTSC domain-containing protein, with protein sequence MSEMKMIPVVSSNIEGIGYSEDTQILRVEFLSGAIYEYKNVPIMEFEQLKNASSAGSYLHRNIKNNYPYEKVG encoded by the coding sequence ATGTCTGAGATGAAGATGATTCCTGTAGTTTCTTCAAATATTGAAGGCATTGGGTATAGCGAAGATACACAAATTTTAAGAGTTGAATTCCTTTCAGGAGCAATTTACGAGTATAAAAATGTGCCAATCATGGAATTTGAACAATTAAAAAATGCATCTTCTGCTGGCTCATATCTCCATAGAAATATAAAGAACAATTATCCATATGAAAAAGTAGGATAG